A window of the Streptomyces griseochromogenes genome harbors these coding sequences:
- a CDS encoding LLM class flavin-dependent oxidoreductase — MQFGIFTVGDVTPDPTTGRTPTERERIKAMVAIALKAEEVGLDVFATGEHHNPPFVPSSPTTMLGYIAARTQKLVLSTSTTLITTNDPVKIAEDFAMLQHLADGRVDLMMGRGNTGPVYPWFGQDIRQGINLAVENYALLHRLWREDVVDWEGKFRTPLQGFTSTPRPLDGVAPFVWHGSIRSPEIAEQAAYYGDGFFHNNIFWPADHTKRMVELYRARYAHYGHGTPEQAIVGLGGQVFMRRNSQDAVQEFRPYFDNAPVYGHGPSLEDFTEQTPLTVGSPQQVIEKTLSFREYAGDYQRQLFLMDHAGLPLKTVLEQIDMLGEEVVPVLRKEFAAGRPAGVPEAPTHRSLLAAKEAITV; from the coding sequence ATGCAGTTCGGGATCTTCACGGTCGGCGACGTCACGCCGGACCCCACCACGGGGCGTACGCCGACCGAGCGCGAGCGGATCAAGGCCATGGTCGCCATCGCGCTCAAGGCCGAGGAGGTCGGGCTCGACGTCTTCGCCACCGGCGAGCACCACAATCCGCCGTTCGTGCCGTCGTCCCCGACCACGATGCTCGGCTACATAGCGGCGCGGACACAGAAGCTGGTCCTCTCCACCTCGACCACCCTGATCACCACCAACGATCCCGTGAAGATCGCGGAGGACTTCGCGATGCTCCAGCACCTGGCCGACGGGCGGGTGGACCTGATGATGGGGCGCGGCAACACCGGACCGGTCTACCCCTGGTTCGGGCAGGACATCCGGCAGGGCATCAACCTCGCGGTCGAGAACTACGCCCTGCTCCACCGGCTGTGGCGCGAGGACGTCGTCGACTGGGAGGGGAAGTTCCGCACACCGCTGCAGGGCTTCACGTCCACGCCCCGGCCGCTGGACGGCGTAGCGCCGTTCGTCTGGCACGGGTCGATCCGCTCGCCGGAGATCGCCGAGCAGGCCGCGTACTACGGCGACGGCTTCTTCCACAACAACATCTTCTGGCCCGCCGACCACACCAAGCGGATGGTCGAGCTGTACCGGGCCCGCTACGCCCACTACGGGCACGGCACGCCGGAGCAGGCGATCGTGGGGCTCGGCGGCCAGGTGTTCATGCGCCGCAATTCGCAGGACGCGGTACAGGAGTTCCGGCCCTACTTCGACAACGCGCCGGTGTACGGGCACGGGCCCTCGCTGGAGGACTTCACCGAGCAGACCCCGCTGACGGTCGGCTCCCCGCAGCAGGTGATCGAGAAGACGCTGAGCTTCCGGGAGTACGCCGGTGACTACCAGCGCCAGCTGTTCCTGATGGACCACGCGGGACTGCCGCTGAAGACCGTGCTGGAGCAGATCGACATGCTCGGCGAGGAGGTCGTGCCGGTGCTGCGCAAGGAGTTCGCCGCCGGGCGTCCGGCCGGGGTGCCCGAAGCGCCGACCCACCGGTCGCTGCTCGCCGCGAAGGAGGCGATCACCGTATGA
- a CDS encoding NADP-dependent oxidoreductase, which produces MRAAVVTTFGGPEAVEIADVAVPEPGAGQVRIKVAASAVNPVDLAVRAGVFGGAGRTLGLGWDVAGTVDAVGPAAAWRAGEQVVALAAGVAEPLGAHAEYVVVPADAVAKAPATADAVHAGTLPLNALTAVQALDLLELAPGGSLLVTGAAGAVGGFAVQLAAHRGIAVTGQARSADEGLVRSFGAADFTAEGVAPGSVDAVLDLAMLGEPALEWVRDGGVFVSAQPGRQPASVRGVRTTSVQVGADGARLAELVRLVDEGVLSLRVAETYGLADAAKAHARLAAGGVRGRLVLVP; this is translated from the coding sequence ATGCGTGCTGCCGTGGTGACGACGTTCGGTGGTCCGGAGGCCGTGGAGATCGCGGATGTGGCGGTGCCGGAGCCGGGGGCGGGGCAGGTGCGGATCAAGGTGGCGGCCAGTGCGGTGAATCCCGTGGACCTGGCCGTGCGGGCCGGCGTCTTCGGCGGGGCGGGCCGGACGCTGGGGCTCGGCTGGGACGTGGCCGGGACGGTGGACGCGGTCGGGCCGGCCGCGGCCTGGCGGGCCGGCGAGCAGGTGGTGGCCCTCGCGGCGGGCGTGGCCGAGCCGCTGGGCGCGCACGCCGAGTACGTCGTCGTGCCGGCGGACGCGGTGGCCAAGGCGCCGGCCACGGCGGACGCGGTGCACGCCGGGACGCTGCCGCTGAACGCGCTGACCGCCGTTCAGGCCCTTGACCTGCTGGAACTGGCGCCGGGCGGGTCGTTGCTGGTGACCGGTGCGGCGGGTGCCGTCGGCGGGTTCGCCGTACAGCTGGCCGCGCACCGGGGGATCGCCGTGACCGGGCAGGCCCGGTCGGCCGACGAGGGGCTGGTGCGGTCCTTCGGGGCCGCGGACTTCACGGCCGAGGGGGTCGCGCCCGGGAGCGTGGACGCGGTGCTGGACCTGGCCATGCTCGGTGAGCCGGCGCTGGAGTGGGTGCGCGACGGGGGTGTGTTCGTCAGTGCCCAGCCCGGCCGACAGCCCGCCTCGGTGCGCGGGGTGCGGACCACGTCCGTGCAGGTGGGCGCCGACGGGGCCCGGCTGGCGGAGCTGGTGCGGCTGGTGGACGAGGGGGTGCTGAGCCTGCGGGTGGCCGAGACGTACGGCCTCGCGGACGCGGCGAAGGCGCATGCGCGGCTGGCCGCGGGCGGGGTGCGCGGGCGGCTGGTGCTGGTGCCCTGA
- a CDS encoding response regulator transcription factor, whose product MPQTVLLAEDDRAIRHALERALALEGYEVTAVADGVEALAQAHKTPPDVLVLDVMMPGIDGLQVCRVLRAEGDRTPILMLTALVETADRIAGLDAGADDYVVKPFDVEEVFARLRALLRRTSPVPAGSGAGGTGGDGAREAQISDRQVEAAGIRMDLQARRAWRGKRELELTRTEFELLELLARNSGIVLDHSTIYDRIWGYDFGPGSKNLAVYVGYLRRKLDEPGAPQLIHTVRGVGYVLRED is encoded by the coding sequence GTGCCCCAGACTGTGCTGCTCGCCGAAGACGATCGTGCCATCCGCCATGCCCTGGAGCGTGCCCTGGCCCTGGAGGGGTATGAGGTGACGGCGGTCGCCGACGGCGTGGAAGCGCTGGCGCAGGCCCACAAGACCCCGCCGGACGTCCTCGTGCTCGACGTGATGATGCCGGGCATCGACGGGCTCCAGGTCTGCCGGGTGCTGCGGGCCGAGGGCGACCGCACCCCGATCCTCATGCTCACCGCCCTCGTGGAGACGGCCGACCGCATCGCGGGCCTGGACGCCGGTGCCGACGACTATGTCGTCAAGCCGTTCGACGTCGAAGAGGTCTTCGCCCGGCTGCGGGCACTGCTGCGGCGGACCAGCCCGGTGCCCGCGGGCAGCGGCGCCGGGGGCACCGGCGGCGACGGCGCGCGCGAGGCGCAGATCTCCGACCGCCAGGTGGAGGCCGCCGGGATCCGGATGGACCTGCAGGCCCGGCGGGCCTGGCGCGGCAAGCGTGAGCTGGAGCTGACCCGCACCGAGTTCGAGCTGCTGGAGCTGCTGGCGCGCAACTCCGGGATCGTGCTCGACCACTCCACCATCTACGACCGCATCTGGGGCTACGACTTCGGCCCCGGCTCCAAGAACCTCGCCGTGTACGTCGGCTACCTGCGGCGCAAGCTGGACGAGCCCGGCGCTCCGCAGCTGATCCACACCGTGCGGGGCGTGGGTTACGTGCTGCGGGAGGACTAG
- a CDS encoding sensor histidine kinase, producing MARRWRLRAGHRPRLVSLRTTFAVSFAAVTAAVTMLVGILSYGSAARLVRVDQQSVFTQVVQDVQDEVRTHEMVPEDFSSSRPGHDLVRPARTDVQVLGAQGQIVDHGSPVLPVTVRDKAMARAQAAGKLVQHKDVRVEEDLFRIATVSLGDGKGAVQVAQEFSDTEDLLRALQQRTLILMAAVVVAAGLFGWWLARRITRRLVVLTSAAEDVARTRQLGIEVPVAGLDEVGRLGRAFDRMLGRLAQSEEDQRRLVQDAGHELRTPLTSLRTNISLLRRIDELPPATREELVADLTQEARELTDLVNELVDLAAGQSDTEPPQRVDLADIAEEVVGLAKRRTGREIVLRTSGDTSTDGRPGMLQRAISNLVENAAKFDREGKGPIEVHVGGAARAGTVRVEVLDRGPGIAEGDLIRIFDRFYRAADARSLPGSGLGLSIVREVAMAHGGAPFAFRREGGGAVIGFTVGGG from the coding sequence GTGGCCCGGCGGTGGCGGCTGCGGGCCGGGCACCGGCCCAGGCTGGTCTCCCTGCGCACCACCTTCGCGGTGTCCTTCGCGGCCGTCACCGCCGCCGTCACGATGCTCGTCGGCATCCTGTCGTACGGCTCCGCCGCGCGCCTGGTCCGGGTCGACCAGCAGTCGGTGTTCACGCAGGTCGTACAGGACGTGCAGGACGAGGTGCGGACGCACGAGATGGTCCCGGAGGACTTCTCCTCCTCCCGCCCGGGGCACGATCTGGTCCGGCCGGCCCGGACCGATGTGCAGGTGCTCGGGGCACAGGGGCAGATCGTCGACCACGGCAGCCCCGTGCTGCCCGTCACCGTCCGGGACAAGGCGATGGCGCGCGCGCAGGCGGCCGGGAAGCTGGTCCAGCACAAGGACGTCCGGGTCGAGGAGGACCTGTTCCGCATCGCCACCGTCTCGCTGGGGGACGGGAAGGGCGCCGTGCAGGTCGCTCAGGAGTTCAGCGACACCGAGGATCTGCTGCGGGCCCTGCAGCAGCGGACGCTGATCCTGATGGCCGCCGTCGTGGTGGCCGCGGGCCTGTTCGGATGGTGGCTGGCGCGCCGGATCACCCGGCGCCTGGTGGTCCTCACCTCGGCCGCCGAGGACGTGGCCCGCACGCGGCAGCTGGGCATCGAGGTCCCGGTCGCGGGCCTCGACGAGGTGGGGCGGCTCGGGCGTGCCTTCGACCGGATGCTGGGGCGGCTCGCCCAGTCCGAGGAGGACCAGCGGCGGCTGGTCCAGGACGCGGGGCACGAGCTGCGGACGCCGCTCACGTCGTTGCGTACGAACATCTCGCTGCTGCGCAGGATCGACGAGCTTCCCCCGGCGACCCGGGAGGAACTCGTCGCCGATCTCACCCAGGAGGCCCGGGAACTGACCGATCTGGTCAATGAGCTGGTCGATCTCGCGGCCGGGCAGTCCGACACGGAGCCGCCGCAGCGGGTGGATCTCGCCGACATCGCCGAGGAAGTGGTGGGGCTGGCCAAGCGGCGTACGGGGCGGGAGATCGTGCTGCGTACGAGCGGGGACACGAGTACCGACGGGCGGCCGGGGATGCTGCAGCGGGCGATCTCCAATCTGGTCGAGAACGCGGCGAAGTTCGACCGGGAGGGGAAGGGGCCGATCGAGGTCCATGTCGGGGGGGCCGCGCGGGCGGGGACGGTGCGGGTCGAGGTTCTCGATCGGGGTCCGGGGATCGCCGAGGGGGATCTCATCCGGATCTTCGACCGGTTCTACCGGGCCGCGGATGCGCGCTCGTTGCCGGGGTCGGGGCTGGGGCTTTCGATCGTGCGGGAAGTTGCCATGGCGCATGGTGGGGCGCCGTTCGCCTTCCGACGGGAGGGTGGTGGGGCGGTGATCGGGTTCACCGTGGGTGGGGGCTGA
- a CDS encoding MarR family winged helix-turn-helix transcriptional regulator has product MAGNGTGRSRLLAELGAVSRRYMASYALFNQAVADRIGLHPTDLQCLNLLTLETEPVTTGRVAELTGLTTGSATRLVDRLERAGYVERRRDAADRRRVLVATVPEKIAEFGRMWDALAGDWSRIFDELDDAELATIVRHMERTVEFGGEQIARLREGRV; this is encoded by the coding sequence ATGGCCGGGAACGGGACCGGGCGGTCCAGGCTGCTGGCGGAGCTGGGCGCGGTGTCCCGGCGGTACATGGCCTCGTACGCCCTGTTCAATCAGGCCGTCGCGGACCGGATCGGGCTGCACCCCACCGATCTGCAGTGTCTGAATCTGCTCACCCTGGAGACGGAGCCGGTCACCACGGGCCGGGTCGCGGAGCTGACGGGGCTGACGACGGGGTCGGCGACGCGGCTGGTGGACCGGCTGGAGCGGGCCGGGTACGTGGAGCGGCGGCGCGATGCGGCGGACCGGCGGCGGGTGCTGGTGGCGACCGTGCCGGAGAAGATCGCCGAGTTCGGCCGGATGTGGGACGCGCTGGCCGGTGACTGGTCCCGGATCTTCGACGAGCTGGACGATGCCGAGCTGGCCACGATCGTGCGGCACATGGAGCGGACGGTGGAGTTCGGCGGGGAGCAGATCGCGCGGCTGCGGGAGGGCCGGGTCTAG
- a CDS encoding ArgE/DapE family deacylase: MLSDQEAAALACVDEAAVGRTLLELIAIPSVTGSAAESEIQHHLAGRLERLGLDVDLWSMDLPALLADPAFPGMEVPREEAWGLVGHTAGGDDGPTLILQGHVDVVPPGDRAAWDGDPFVPRVTGDVVHGRGACDMKAGLVAHLAALEAVRAAGLRLRGRVAAHFVVGEEDGGIGAFGTLKRGYGGDAYVITEPTAGTLITANAGALTFRLTVPGKAAHASSRDAGVSAIDAYVPLHEALARLEASRNVDPSPLMAEYPIPYALSVGTLRSGDWASSVPDLLVAEGRLGVRLGEEVADARAELECCVAEACAAHPWLREHPATVSWPGGQFASGRLTEGHPLRDEVRDACADAGGWAARPRERGAPYGSDLRLYAGAGIPTLQYGPGDVRVAHSARECVSVPEVVAVARTLVLTVLRSAGVK, from the coding sequence GTGCTCAGTGATCAGGAAGCCGCCGCACTCGCGTGTGTCGACGAGGCGGCCGTCGGGCGGACGCTGCTGGAGCTGATCGCGATCCCGAGCGTGACCGGCAGCGCCGCCGAGTCGGAGATCCAGCATCACCTCGCCGGGCGGCTGGAGCGGCTCGGGCTCGATGTCGACCTGTGGTCCATGGACCTGCCCGCGCTGCTCGCCGACCCGGCGTTCCCCGGCATGGAGGTGCCGCGCGAGGAGGCCTGGGGTCTGGTGGGGCACACGGCGGGCGGTGACGACGGGCCGACGCTGATCCTGCAGGGGCATGTGGACGTCGTACCGCCGGGGGACCGTGCCGCCTGGGACGGGGATCCGTTCGTGCCGAGGGTGACCGGGGACGTCGTGCACGGGCGTGGGGCCTGCGACATGAAGGCGGGACTGGTGGCGCACCTCGCCGCGCTGGAGGCTGTCCGGGCGGCCGGGCTGCGGCTGCGCGGACGGGTCGCCGCCCACTTCGTGGTCGGCGAGGAGGACGGCGGGATCGGTGCCTTCGGCACCCTGAAGCGGGGGTACGGCGGTGACGCCTACGTCATCACCGAGCCGACCGCCGGCACGCTCATCACCGCGAACGCGGGCGCGCTGACGTTCCGGCTCACCGTGCCCGGCAAGGCGGCCCACGCCAGTTCGCGGGATGCCGGGGTCAGCGCGATCGACGCCTATGTGCCGCTCCACGAGGCGCTGGCCCGTCTGGAGGCGTCCCGCAACGTCGACCCCTCGCCGCTGATGGCCGAGTACCCGATCCCCTACGCCCTCTCCGTCGGCACCCTGCGCTCGGGCGACTGGGCGAGCAGCGTGCCCGACCTGCTGGTCGCCGAGGGCCGGCTGGGCGTGCGGCTGGGCGAGGAAGTGGCCGACGCGCGCGCCGAGCTGGAGTGCTGTGTGGCCGAGGCCTGCGCCGCCCACCCCTGGCTGCGGGAGCATCCGGCGACCGTGAGCTGGCCGGGCGGGCAGTTCGCGAGCGGACGTCTCACCGAGGGGCATCCGCTGCGCGACGAGGTGCGCGACGCCTGCGCCGACGCGGGCGGCTGGGCCGCCCGGCCCCGGGAGCGCGGGGCGCCCTACGGGAGCGACCTCAGGCTGTATGCCGGGGCCGGGATTCCGACGCTGCAGTACGGGCCCGGGGACGTGCGGGTGGCGCACAGCGCGCGGGAGTGCGTGTCCGTGCCCGAGGTGGTGGCGGTGGCACGGACACTGGTGCTCACGGTGCTGCGGTCGGCCGGGGTGAAGTGA
- a CDS encoding YnfA family protein — protein MPILRSAALFVVAALFEIGGAWLIWQGVREHRGWLWVTGGVLALGAYGFVATFQPDAHFGRILAAYGGIFVAGSILWGVVADGYRPDRWDITGALICLAGMAVIMWAPRNGT, from the coding sequence ATGCCGATCCTCCGCTCCGCCGCCCTCTTCGTCGTCGCCGCCCTGTTCGAGATCGGCGGCGCGTGGCTGATCTGGCAAGGGGTACGCGAGCACCGCGGCTGGCTGTGGGTCACCGGCGGAGTACTCGCCCTCGGCGCCTACGGCTTCGTCGCGACCTTCCAGCCGGACGCCCACTTCGGCCGCATCCTGGCCGCCTACGGCGGGATCTTCGTGGCCGGCTCGATCCTGTGGGGCGTGGTCGCCGACGGCTACCGCCCCGACCGCTGGGACATCACCGGAGCCCTGATCTGCCTCGCCGGGATGGCCGTGATCATGTGGGCGCCGAGGAACGGCACCTGA
- a CDS encoding SDR family NAD(P)-dependent oxidoreductase, which produces MATAAPSAASRIAVVTGASSGIGAATARGLAEAGYRVVLTARRKDRIEALAEELTTAGHSATAYQLDVTDRAAVDEFATAFKTIGVLVNNAGGALGADPVATGDPADWRTMYETNVIGTLNVTQALLPKLEASGDGVVVVVSSTAGHGTYEGGGGYVAAKHGTHVLAETLRLEIVGRPVRVIEIAPGMVKTDEFALTRFGGDTDKAAKVYQGVAEPLTADDVAETITWAVTRPSHVNVDLLVLRPRAQASNTKVHREQ; this is translated from the coding sequence ATGGCCACCGCCGCCCCGTCCGCCGCCTCCCGCATCGCCGTCGTCACCGGTGCGAGCAGCGGCATCGGCGCCGCCACGGCCCGGGGACTCGCCGAGGCCGGCTACCGCGTCGTCCTCACCGCCCGCCGCAAGGACCGCATCGAGGCCCTGGCCGAGGAACTCACCACGGCGGGCCACTCGGCGACGGCGTACCAGCTGGACGTCACCGACCGCGCGGCGGTCGACGAGTTCGCCACGGCCTTCAAGACGATCGGCGTCCTGGTCAACAACGCCGGCGGAGCCCTCGGCGCCGACCCGGTGGCCACCGGCGACCCGGCCGACTGGCGCACGATGTACGAGACGAACGTCATCGGCACCCTGAACGTCACCCAGGCCCTGCTGCCGAAGCTGGAGGCGAGCGGCGACGGCGTGGTGGTCGTGGTGTCCTCCACCGCCGGCCACGGCACGTACGAGGGCGGCGGTGGCTACGTCGCCGCCAAGCACGGCACCCACGTCCTCGCCGAGACCCTCCGCCTGGAGATCGTCGGCCGGCCGGTACGCGTCATCGAGATCGCCCCCGGCATGGTCAAGACCGACGAGTTCGCCCTGACCCGCTTCGGCGGCGACACGGACAAGGCGGCCAAGGTCTACCAGGGCGTGGCCGAGCCCCTCACCGCCGACGACGTGGCCGAGACGATCACCTGGGCGGTCACCCGCCCCAGCCACGTCAACGTGGACCTCCTGGTCCTGCGCCCGCGCGCCCAGGCCTCCAACACGAAGGTTCACCGGGAGCAGTGA
- a CDS encoding FMN reductase, producing the protein MKLVVVSAGLSVPSSTRLLADRLAAEVARQASAPLEVQVIELRGLAVEIAHNFTNGFPGKGLAAAQDAVAGADGLIVVTPVFSASYSGLFKSFFDVLDKDVLAGKPVLIAATGGTARHSLVLEHALRPLFAHLRAVVVPTGVYAASEDWGAEGLPERIERAAGELMALMPLAGRPNGTAVVSFAERLAALKP; encoded by the coding sequence ATGAAGCTCGTCGTCGTATCGGCGGGGCTGAGCGTCCCGTCCTCCACCCGGCTGCTGGCCGACCGGCTGGCGGCGGAGGTGGCACGGCAGGCGTCGGCGCCGCTGGAGGTCCAGGTGATCGAGCTGCGTGGCCTCGCGGTCGAGATCGCGCACAACTTCACCAACGGGTTCCCGGGCAAGGGCCTCGCCGCCGCGCAGGACGCGGTGGCGGGGGCCGACGGGCTGATCGTCGTCACGCCGGTGTTCAGCGCCTCCTACAGCGGGTTGTTCAAGTCGTTCTTCGACGTCCTGGACAAGGACGTGCTGGCGGGGAAGCCGGTGCTGATCGCCGCGACGGGCGGCACGGCCCGGCACTCGCTGGTGCTGGAGCACGCGCTGCGGCCGCTCTTCGCCCACCTGAGGGCCGTGGTCGTACCGACCGGCGTCTACGCCGCCTCCGAGGACTGGGGCGCGGAGGGGCTGCCGGAGCGGATCGAGCGGGCCGCCGGTGAGCTGATGGCGCTGATGCCTCTGGCGGGCCGGCCGAACGGGACCGCCGTGGTGTCCTTCGCCGAGCGGCTGGCCGCGCTGAAGCCGTGA
- a CDS encoding DUF3558 domain-containing protein, with protein MQRAAQRDVRAKLHQRAKRLSRALVCAAAVPAVLITAACSSDSGDSKDKGGAGAQQTAGGGTSSKQPSASPSVQAAAYQTLPEPCAVLSKKTLSDLVPKDSSGKEGSSDDVKTRSSCSWSSLDNNGVKGSQFRWLNVSLLRFDSDSSRGSGNEQAQAYYAQQVKDAKSVSGAQNTKSEPVAGVGEEATAVRYDLKKKEGAFKQQTVVARVENVVITLDYNGAGLAGEKTPSADDLTKDAENAVKETVAAVSKANAKGSGAGSSTTASSSPSKPASKSPSKSPSSSASASKSADKKN; from the coding sequence ATGCAGCGAGCAGCCCAGCGAGACGTCCGTGCCAAGCTTCACCAGCGAGCCAAGCGCCTGAGCCGCGCTCTTGTCTGCGCGGCAGCCGTTCCCGCGGTCCTGATCACCGCCGCCTGCTCCTCGGACAGCGGCGATTCCAAGGACAAGGGCGGTGCCGGCGCCCAGCAGACCGCGGGCGGCGGTACTTCGTCGAAGCAGCCCTCGGCCTCGCCGTCCGTCCAGGCGGCGGCGTACCAGACGCTGCCCGAGCCGTGCGCGGTGCTGTCGAAGAAGACCCTGTCCGATCTGGTGCCGAAGGACAGCTCGGGCAAGGAGGGCAGCTCCGACGACGTCAAGACCCGTTCCTCCTGCTCCTGGAGCAGCCTGGACAACAACGGTGTCAAGGGCTCCCAGTTCCGCTGGCTGAACGTCTCCCTGCTGCGCTTCGACTCGGACTCCAGCCGTGGCTCGGGCAACGAGCAGGCGCAGGCGTACTACGCCCAGCAGGTCAAGGACGCCAAGTCGGTCTCCGGTGCGCAGAACACCAAGTCGGAGCCGGTCGCGGGCGTGGGTGAAGAGGCGACGGCGGTGCGTTACGACCTGAAGAAGAAGGAGGGCGCCTTCAAGCAGCAGACGGTGGTCGCCCGGGTCGAGAACGTCGTCATCACCCTCGACTACAACGGCGCGGGTCTCGCGGGCGAGAAGACGCCGAGCGCCGACGACCTGACCAAGGACGCGGAGAACGCGGTCAAGGAGACGGTGGCGGCCGTCTCGAAGGCCAACGCCAAGGGTTCCGGGGCCGGTTCCTCGACGACGGCTTCGTCCTCCCCGTCCAAGCCGGCGTCGAAGTCCCCGTCGAAGTCGCCCTCCTCCAGCGCGTCCGCGTCGAAGTCGGCCGACAAGAAGAACTGA
- a CDS encoding RtcB family protein, whose product MSYVEMLGAKVPIRMWTDPATVEDVALRQLQNVATLPWIKGLAVMPDVHFGKGATVGSVIAMQGAVCPAAVGVDIGCGMSAVKTSLTANDLPGDLSRLRSKIEQAIPVGRGMHEDPVWPGEFHGLATAGWEEFWGRFDGVAEAVRFREERAHKQMGTLGSGNHYIELLFDSDGAVWLTLHSGSRNIGKELAEHHIGVAQKLPHNQGLVDRDLAVFVADTPQMAAYRNDLFWAQEYAKYNRALMMALLKDVIRKEFKKAKPTFEPEISCHHNYVAEERYEGMDLLVTRKGAIRAGSGEFGIIPGSMGTSSYIVKGLGNEKAFNSASHGAGRRMSRNAAKRRFTTKDLEEQTRGVECRKDSGVVDEIPGAYKNIDQVMDQQSDLVEVVAKLKQFICVKG is encoded by the coding sequence ATGTCGTACGTAGAGATGCTGGGCGCGAAGGTCCCGATTCGGATGTGGACCGACCCCGCGACGGTCGAGGACGTGGCCCTGCGCCAGCTCCAGAACGTGGCCACCCTGCCGTGGATCAAGGGCCTGGCGGTCATGCCGGACGTCCACTTCGGGAAGGGCGCGACGGTCGGGTCGGTCATCGCGATGCAGGGAGCGGTATGCCCTGCCGCGGTGGGTGTGGACATCGGCTGCGGGATGTCGGCGGTGAAGACGTCGCTGACGGCCAATGATCTTCCGGGGGATCTGTCGCGGCTTCGGTCGAAGATCGAGCAGGCGATTCCGGTGGGGCGGGGGATGCATGAGGATCCCGTCTGGCCGGGTGAGTTCCATGGGCTGGCCACTGCCGGGTGGGAGGAGTTCTGGGGGCGGTTCGACGGGGTTGCCGAGGCGGTGAGGTTCCGGGAGGAGCGGGCGCATAAGCAGATGGGAACGCTCGGGTCGGGCAACCACTATATTGAACTTTTGTTCGATTCTGATGGTGCTGTGTGGCTCACGCTGCACTCCGGGTCTCGGAACATCGGCAAGGAATTGGCTGAGCACCACATCGGCGTGGCCCAGAAGCTTCCGCACAACCAGGGCCTGGTAGACCGCGACCTCGCCGTCTTCGTCGCGGACACCCCGCAGATGGCGGCCTACCGCAACGACCTCTTCTGGGCGCAGGAGTACGCCAAGTACAACCGCGCGCTCATGATGGCGCTCCTGAAGGACGTGATCCGCAAGGAGTTCAAGAAGGCGAAGCCGACCTTCGAACCGGAGATTTCCTGCCACCACAACTATGTGGCGGAGGAGCGGTACGAGGGCATGGACTTGCTGGTGACTCGCAAGGGTGCGATCCGCGCCGGCTCCGGTGAGTTCGGGATCATTCCCGGCTCGATGGGCACCAGCTCGTACATCGTGAAGGGGCTCGGGAACGAGAAGGCCTTCAACTCGGCGTCGCATGGGGCCGGTCGGCGTATGAGCCGCAATGCGGCAAAGCGTCGCTTCACGACCAAGGACCTGGAGGAGCAGACGCGGGGTGTGGAGTGCCGCAAGGACTCCGGTGTTGTGGACGAGATTCCTGGCGCTTACAAGAACATCGACCAGGTCATGGACCAGCAGAGCGACCTGGTTGAGGTCGTGGCAAAGCTGAAGCAGTTCATCTGCGTGAAGGGCTGA
- a CDS encoding winged helix-turn-helix transcriptional regulator, whose amino-acid sequence MATKTAAQRREQARIDYDAFLRNCPTNQLLGRLSDKWVSLVVSALYAGPQRYSDIGRRIAGVSPKMLTQTLRTLERDGIVSRTVTPSVPVRVDYELTPLGQSLAGLLTAVKEWAETHFEEVRTAREQYDGENPA is encoded by the coding sequence ATGGCGACCAAGACCGCCGCCCAGCGCCGCGAGCAGGCCCGTATCGACTACGACGCCTTCCTGCGCAACTGCCCCACCAACCAGCTCCTCGGCCGGCTCAGCGACAAGTGGGTCAGCCTCGTCGTCTCCGCCCTCTACGCCGGCCCCCAGCGCTACAGCGACATCGGCCGCCGAATCGCCGGCGTCAGCCCCAAGATGCTCACCCAGACCCTGCGCACCCTGGAACGCGACGGCATCGTCTCCCGCACCGTCACCCCGTCCGTCCCGGTCCGGGTCGACTACGAACTCACCCCGCTCGGCCAGAGCCTCGCCGGCCTGCTCACCGCGGTGAAGGAATGGGCCGAAACCCACTTCGAGGAGGTACGGACGGCCCGCGAGCAGTACGACGGGGAGAACCCCGCCTAG